The region TCCATGTTTCTGGCTTAAATCCAAGATACAAGTAAGCTTTAGTCAGACATTTTCCCTTTAGTGTCTTCTTAGATTGTATTTACTTGAATCAAAAAGATAACTTGTACTTTCTGAGCTGCTAAACACAACAATTTCAACCATTTGAGGATGTGGTAGCttaacacatttgttttgattgcaACAGGTGCTGGTATTTTGATATCCCATGATGCTAATCAGCTGCTGGAGTACATTGATAATCAGGGTCAGGTTCATGTCATTCAGAAGTACCTGGAGAAACCTTTGCTTCTGGAGCCGGGACATCGGAAGTTTGACATCAGGCAAGTCTTTTATGTTGaacacaaacccacagagattGTGCCAGTCTGTATGGACTCAGTTACTGAGACTCTTATGGTTTATGTCATGCTACTGCTAGGAGCTGGGTGCTAGTGGACCATCAGTATAACATCTATTTATACCGAGAGGGTGTGCTGCGGACGTCCTCGGAGCCCTACAACAGCTCTGACCTCCAGGACATGACCAGCCACCTGACCAACCACTGCATCCAGAAGGAGCACTCCCAGAACTACGGACGATATGAGGAGGGGAACGAGATGTTCTTTGATGAGTTCAGGCTGTACCTGCTGAACACTCACAATGTCACCCTGGAGACCACCATATTACCTCAGATCAAGCAGATCATAAAGTAggtcctttttgttttgctaaGAAGAATAAGATACATAGTATTTTCGTTAATTAATCTGTAACACAAAAAGTAGGATGTTCGATAAAATACCATTGAATCCCAGCACTAACCAAATCCAGATCAGTCTAGTTTGTGCTGCTTTGTATGCGCATGTTTCAACCTGAATGACACGTTTAATACCAATTTGTTAAAACTGCGTCAATCAGTTGCTAATGGTTAATAtgcacacagaaatgaaaataagagcCACTTATGCTATCAGTTTACATTCAGACCAGTTAGTAATAagctgtcactcactcactctctcacacaaacacgcacactcatacacacacacacacacacacacacacacacacacacacacacacacacaaccttgccttactatattcatGGGGACCTGTCATTAATTAGCATTCCCTTACCCTAACCTCAACCACACAACGGAATGTATAGTGGTTGTCcggtgctcacacacacagacacacacacacacacacactgaggtctTTGCAGCAGGAAAGAaacctgcagctttaaaaccagtttcttctctgctctaacagcatcagcagctcagtgatgTGAACTCACAACCAGTTAGAAACACTGTAGTGTACAGCATACACATactgtgattattatttacaatatgTCTTTTAGTCTATTACTCTTGGTTTATGACCATGTACCTGCAACATTGATGACatttcagcctcagctgtacatTTCATGCTACATCAACATGCTAGCATTAGTATTGTGGACATGTTAGCATGGCTGacttgtgttttaaaacatttcagctACTGAAGCTCTAGGGGCTGTTGCTTTGTCATTAGCTTAGCTGCATTTTAAGGTTTAAGCCTGTGGTGTCTGGGTCAAAGTCACATGATCACTTAAAGTCCACTGCTGTGTCCTCACAAGCTACAGTTTAAACTGCACCTGTAGTTTAGACCGATCCTGGCTGCTGTGTCCTGTAGAAACCACCTAAACTCCTGTAGAGGTCACTGTATCTGAGGTGTAACTTAAACCTGCTGCAGACATGGGTTTACTGGGATTTAAGTTAAGGTTTATATTAATGCAGTCCagatcatttttattaatttctaaaATGCCAAACCTTTCACCATCTGTGTACAAATAATCTTACATGTATGTAGATTAATTCCCACAGTTTAACTGCAGTgctaatactgtatttttgaCAGATTATTGACACTGCAGAAATAAAAGACAGTTGCAAATGTGCTATGATATGATGCTATTTAAATATTCTCAACATTACTTAATGGTGGTGAAAATCAACTATCATACTAGCACAAGTGCAAGTACACATGTTCTGTCAAGATGAGGTTTTGagataggagaaaaaaaaacttaatcaaGGAGACAGTTTCTCAATTAatgtgattgattgatggaaCAAAATTTATCATCAGTGTCGCATAGTGTCATCAGATGTAGAGGATGACCTTGGTGATTGTTAACACAGCATCACCCGCGGTGTAATCAGTCACTCATATTAATTAATTGTACAACAATATGGAAATATGGGACCACAATGCAGATCACAATAACACCAGTAACAGCTCAATAACACCTTTgccccagtgcatgctgggaagccTTATTGTGCATTTCCTCTCAAATAGCAGTAAAAGTCAGCGATTACTtaatttctgaaatgtttgtaaTGAACTgtatcatgtgtttgtgtacggCCTGAAGGTGTTCAGGTGTCAGATGGTCGGAAATGATTTTGCTGTGTGGTTTCACAGGAGCTGTCTGACTTGTATTGAGCCGGCAATCAGCACCAAGCACCTGTCCTACCAGAGCTTCCAGCTCTTTGGATTTGATTTCATGGTGGACGAGAGCTTCAAAGTGTGGCTCATTGAGATCAATGGAGCTCCAGCCTGTGCACAGTCAGTAACATTCAGCTCATCATccatgttaaaaatgtttctttctcgGCATCTCGGTCAGTTTTACCTGTGTTGTACTCAGTCTTCTGTTCACGTCGAGTCCTCCAGGACTTTTTTGGTTTCTGtgcaaattaattttctatGCTAGATTTTGAATCAGTCACAGCTGAGTGCTTTCAATTGACTTAAATTAAACTCATTAAGTCAGTGTCACACTTCTGTTATTCTTTCCTTCTCCAGGAAACTATATCCAGAGCTATGTCAAGGCATCGTGGATGTGGCCATTTCCAGTGTCTTCACCCTAAACAACAGTGTTGACCCCTCatctgcttcctcctctccttatTCCTCTTCCCCATCCTCCACCTTCACCACCAACTCCTGCTCCTCTCCCAAACTGAGGGCCCCTCTTCACGTTGGCCCTTTTACTCGACTGTAAGATCACGCACAAATATTCCCCTCATCTCATCCCCACTAGAAGCTTCCTCATGCTCTGTCTTCACTCCTAAACTGCACCTGAGAAGTAGCACACTCCAGCAAGCCGAGCCTTTAACCGAACCTTGCCTGTGACGCCTGGAAGGAGTCTTTCTTTTTATGGAAACCAACCGGACGGTAGGAATGATCTCTGCTCTCCTCATTATGCGTATTGTAAATGTGAGGATGCTGAACTGGTCAACAAACTTTGTGGGAGTTTCTGAATGAGGACAGACGCCCTTCTATCTCAgttccaccaccaccagtgttcTCCCTAAGCAGATTAACAGAGGTCTGAAGGATGCAGAGATGCTCCAAGTGAGACTGTAGTGCCTTACATTTCCAGCCACGCTCCCTTAAAAGGACTGCCAGTTAGCTTGCTCTGTTACCGTGACTTGTACTTGTTCTATAAGCCTTTGCACTGTTGCTCAATGCGGTCATAATCCGTCTACGAGAGTTAGCATTAAACAGATTCCTTGATATTGGAGATCTTAGTGAATTTGTTTTCTCATcagacatttttcttattttttttttatcccttttttATAGCTTACCTGCAGCCATCAGTACCCATTCATTGGAATGAGCAATGCTAACAGTGATCAACAAGTTAAAGGGCCGATATGATTTAACTTATGACTCCCTTCTTATATTCTATTAGCTAATATACTAACTGTCTGATGAGCTAAACAGTCAAGATGTCAAGGTTTGCCTTGAATAACAACAACATTCCTCTAACCCGACCATGTGGACACTACAAATTATTTACACTGAGGGCAGCAGGGTGAGCAGGGACGCCATTGTTTCGCTCAAAAACCCAAGTTTACATCCGTCCCGACAAGCTCTGCCCACGTgtccctgacctctgacctctatgGCAGAGAGGAAATAACAAAATGACTCCCGTAGTGGGATCAGTGAAATATTATCTGACATTATTTTGTTCTCAGCAAATTCATCGCAAAATTTAGttcatctgacattttatttgtcatttgaagagagcatgtttgtgtgacagCATGTAGTAGTATGCATCCTCATAAACAAGCACCTTTTTGCCCTAGTTTGTGAAGAGCTGCCCTAATGTTCTGTGTTCGATTTCTGATCTCTGAAAAGATGGACTCTAATTGTAAAGTGTTGTCAATAAGTGTGTGGACTACGATTTTTGAACTGTTGCAATGAAAGTAGAGTAGCTTGTACAAAGTGtgttattgattattaaaataacaaagtgtGTTATTGATTGTTGAAATTAAGACCccatgaaataaaactgatttgtCCCAATATACATTTGTTTATAAGAAGAGCTGATGGAGACCAGAAAAATACGACCCCACTTCATGCTACTTACTCTGGTCTTGTAAACATACTGTGTCACTTGTGATACAGACAAAGGTCTTCATCAGGTCACTGCTTCTTCTTCATTTACTGTCCCATTCGCTTTTGTTTCATGGGGTCATTAAAATAGTTTAGTtcctcacttttattttcactgcatCTCTTTGTGAATAGCTGAGGTGTAACTGTCCAAGATGACTTGTGTCAGATATATTTTATGTCACtggtttttttaattattatttagaaACGAGTGTTTAGTTATTCCTTAGATATGAAACTGTCAGTTAGCACGCTGAGTAGTTAAACTTCCACTGTCGTGTATCCAGGGGCTCATTTTAAACAGTCATTAGTCTCTCATCATGTTTCGAATCCCTGCTGTTCCTCTCTTTTTTAACCTCAGTTCAAATGTGTGAGGCTTTGCTCCCCATGCTTTGAGATACATTAAGGGACACCATAAgagcatttatttatgttttttaatcactgtgtatttgtgtttacaaGATGACTCTGAAGAATGAAGGACATGTGAGTGGCTGAAGGTCAGAAACATGAGATGGTTACAGGGGCAGGTtacaatgacaaaaagaaactgGGTTGTTGTAAGATTAATCCCAGTAACTAAGAACATACAGAGCCCTGCTGTAGCTGAAATTATGTTTGACACTTTGGAAAGATAATGTAGAAAAGTAGAAAACGGATATTTGGGTCACGATTGTGTTGTTAAATGGGTTACAAGTGCTTGATAGCTGATTTGGAAATTTCAAAGGCAAACTATcactatttttttaattcaatttcttGGGAAATGTCTTTACATCAAAGGGACGGGTGCCTTAGAGGGAATTgcatattgataaaaaaaaaaaaaaaaaaagcaatggaCCTCCAGCATTTCAATGCaccttcatttgtttgtttgtactgaAGTGAATTTGCTTCATCCATTATTAGACCTCTTGAATTCAATGATGTCTTCTCTTCTTATTCAGAGTTTCTTTGCACAtctgattcattttctcatgtttttctcaTATTTCATAATTTTCCTCATCTGTACCAAAGATCAGATTcctgctgtaaaatgttttgtagtTAAAATAATCTGGACATTATCTCATCAACTGGCCAACGGGATCTAAAAGCAAGTGTCATGTTCGGAGGGATGTCTGTGCTGTGCTTTTGTTAGGTGATGTTTTATCCAAAATCTTGCATGAACATTTGTCTTTATCAGAAACAATATTgctagaataaaaaaaatactacaaatatCAAGCATCTGTCATGTGCATATTTATGACCTACATGGTAACTGTATCTCAGACTGTATTGGACACAGATGAAAGTGAttatccatcttctcatctgaaGCTTGGTAAGACCCAAAAACAAGTGTATGTGACTGTGACACCTTTAATTGtaattaaagtcatttaaacaattatatatgtttaaataGAGCTTCCTTCAGAGAACATACATGGTGaaagttttacatttcacaaattaataaaaatgatgtgatcTGTAGAAAACTGTCCATATACTTAACAGACCATAGACCTTAAACCTCAGTTAAACCAGGTCTGCAAAAGGTAAATCTTCATGAACTGTTCAAGGCCAAAATATTAACTTGTACACAATGTTGCATCACCATTTTGTTTAAATACCTTTTGCATGACAtgttaaaggaaacaaaacattcaaatttattttgtgcCTGTTGTAAATCACTTCAGTTCAT is a window of Seriola aureovittata isolate HTS-2021-v1 ecotype China chromosome 14, ASM2101889v1, whole genome shotgun sequence DNA encoding:
- the ttl gene encoding tubulin--tyrosine ligase, whose amino-acid sequence is MNTPMYTFVTRDDNSTVYAEVSKILLSTGKWKRLKRDNPRFNLMLGERNRLPFGRLGHEPGLMQLVNYYRGADKLCRKASLVKLIKTSPELSDSSNWFPESYIIYPTNLNTPVAPATNGISHLKNNPKTDEREVFLASYHSKKESGEGTVWIAKSSAGAKGAGILISHDANQLLEYIDNQGQVHVIQKYLEKPLLLEPGHRKFDIRSWVLVDHQYNIYLYREGVLRTSSEPYNSSDLQDMTSHLTNHCIQKEHSQNYGRYEEGNEMFFDEFRLYLLNTHNVTLETTILPQIKQIIKSCLTCIEPAISTKHLSYQSFQLFGFDFMVDESFKVWLIEINGAPACAQKLYPELCQGIVDVAISSVFTLNNSVDPSSASSSPYSSSPSSTFTTNSCSSPKLRAPLHVGPFTRL